Within Spinacia oleracea cultivar Varoflay chromosome 4, BTI_SOV_V1, whole genome shotgun sequence, the genomic segment TTCTCACTTGTCACCCTGCAGTCCCTATTTTGGGGTTGGGGATATGGGGTTGGGGTTAGGGTGGAGGCTGGAGGAAGGCTGTAGCATAATCATGCTTTGTAACAATATGAGAAAGTAATATCTTTTATTTACCACATAAAAAATCTTTCACATGAATCATAGTCGTATGAGTCGCTAATTTTTTGATTTGTATTGAATGCTTGTTTATTTTGATACTCTATTGCTGGCTTTCTTTTCAGTTTATTATACATCTTAAACTTTGATGTGATACTTAGTACTCTAATCATATTGCAGGTTGGTTTTGTAACCTTTTTCCTGAGTGCAATTCTTGACAACCTGACATCTACAATAGTCATGGTTTCTCTGTTGAGGAAACTAGTTCCCCCATCTGAGTACCGCAAGTAAGCTCCCTAAGTAATGTGCAAGTTTAATCTTTGAATTTAAAGCCACTATtcgaaaataaaatgaaattgaAGGTTCACAAGTTTGCTCAAGGTTATGGAGATGATAAGTTATTGGCTACTAAACATCAACGGGTGTAAAATCAAATAAAGAAAGGATTTCAGACCTATATGTATGTACAGTCCCTTAACTCCAATTCTCCAAATGAACTAGCTACAAACAAACTCATGATATTCAGGCGTAAAGTTCAATTTAAATTACAAGTACCGCACAGGGTAGGATATGATATACAGGAGATGGAAATAACTGATAAGTAGGTGATGTGCAGGCCATACCTAACCTAGTGGGAATCGCGTTTCCCATTCCTTACTTCTGTTACTTTTTTGGGATAGAAATACTCTGCTTATAAGAACTGTATATTTAGAGAAACGAAGCTGATAAGAAGCCAGTTACTCATGAATGTCAACTCGTAGAAGCCAGTTACTCATGAATGTCAACCCGTAGAAGCCAGTTGTTTGAGAAGCAACTCAAGAGATTTTTCTTTTGCCggagggggtgggggtggggtgttgtgtggtggtggtggagggtatCCACTTTTTCTTCAACATAGGGAGTGGGGTGACTGGGTGAGGATAAGACCCACTCCCTATACACGAATAATTAAGAGAGAAAGTAAATACAGATCTGTGCTTTCAACTCACAGGTTATTAGTTTTCTTCTTAAGTATTCTTTCACTTAAACTGTCTGGCAGGATTCTTGGGGCTGTTGTTGTCATAGCTGCGAATGCTGGAGGTGCATGGACTCCCATTGGCGATGTCACAACTACTATGCTCTGGATTCATGGTCAGATATCCACACTGCCAACCATGAAGGTTTGTCGTGTATTATTAAGTCGCCCTACTTGAAAAATTCTTGCTTAGTATGTCTGACCCTATTATACTTAATGATATAGTTTAGAGTCTAACCATGTTGACACACACCTATGCTGAAAACTGCTTCTATTACAGCTTCCTATTTCTTGATATTACTTTGGGATTTATGTATAGGCCTTGATTATACCTTCTGTTGTTTCTTTGGCTGTCCCATTGGCCCTTATGTCTCTTACAAGGTATGTATCTATAAAAACGAGTGTAGTAGTTTCCATCAGCTGATAATATATATTCCTGTGTTACTGAAATTATTTCAATCTATTAATCATCATCACAGTGAAGTTAATGGGAAGGGACTAGAATCTTCCAGTGTCATGGCATCAGAGCAGATGGCACCTCGAGGACAGCTTGTTTTTGCAGTGGGGATTGGTGCTTTGGTGTTTGTCCCCGTGTTCAAATCCCTTACTGGTCTTCCTCCGTATATGGGTATGCTTTTAGGACTCGGTGTTCTCTGGTTATTAACAGATGCCATTCACTATGGTGAATCTGAAAGACAGAAACTGAAAGTACCTCAAGCTTTATCTCGAATCGATACTCAAGGCGCTCTTTTCTTCTTAGGGATTCTATTGTCTGTTGCCAGGTAACATCAAATCCACTTGTCAGTTTTTTCACATTTTGATCAACATTCTGATGGGTTCCTTGTCTGTTTCCATATCTTATGGCTGTAGCTTGGAAGCAGCAGGAATCCTGCGGGAGCTGGCAAATTACCTTGATGCTCATATACCAAATATTGAACTTATTGCAAGTGCAATAGGGGTATTTTCAGCGATTATAGATAATGTTCCTCTTGTTGCAGCAACAATGGGAATGTATGATGTTACTTCTTTTCCGAAAGACTCTGAATTCTGGCAGCTGGTTGCATATTGTGCTGGTACTGGTGGCTCCATGTTAATTATTGGATCTGCTGCCGGAGTTGCATTTATGGGCATGGAAAAGGTTGATTTCTTTTGGTACTTCAAGAAGGTAATATTTGCATTTCGATTATGACAGATTAATATTATCAATTGCATTCCTTTTCATTGAGTTAATTACATATATCTGCATGCATTCGCGTAGGTGAGTGGTTTTGCATTTGCTGGTTACGCTGCTGGAATTGCAACTTACTTGGCTCTTCATAATCTTGATATCTCTCTGCCTACTCTGCCTACTACACTCGCTCATATTCCATTCCTGTCTGGCTGAATATCTTTCTTAGAACTCGCACTAAATACAGTCTGGAACCTCTAAATGTTGAGATTAGGGTTCAGAGTACTTGTGAATAATCAGACGGCATGCCTAAGAAGCTCATGTTGATTTTGTTACCAGGCGCAAATTTTACTTGATGAATGTTTTGTAATCCTTTTCTTAAAAACAAAAGGGTGCCAATGAATGAGAATTATGGGAAGCTTCCCCAATACATCAAGAGATTAGGTTCATAGGAAACAAGTTTTAGCATATACATTGCAAGTTTGTTATTATGTTTTGGAAACAAACGtctaaacaaaaacaataatacaTATGTTTTGagtttgattgttgttttgtgAGCACAGTGGTTCTCCTTTGGAAGTAGTAGTTTGTTGCAGAGTTGTTATTATTAAATGAATAAGCTCAGTGTCGTGTTTTTTGATTGTGAGATGCACCTGTTTGAAACTGCAGACCTGCAGTGTTAAAACGAATGGGCTCATCAGCTCATGATATGTTTATAGCTGCGTTGGACTACAATCTCCTGGTCGATTCAAACATTTATGGCCCGTTCGTTAGTCGGTCATAAATGGTGTCAATGGAAATGTATGTAAATTTTTAACGAAAATCAATATTCAATCCCAATGCTCGTTCACTCAATATTAccctttttctttataaatttccattaccaTTTGAGGATATGCAAATCTATGAATATAAACACAAAGTTTGTgacaaaatttcattaccatggacatcGTGATGTTATTTTTTTGCCAAATAATACTTAGATTATTCTCATTTCCATCCTTTATTATCGCCTGTCAAACGAGCCGTTAGAGGTGGATGGTAAAGCGGAGAAGCCTCCATACATATAAAATTAGGAAGAATGAAGATGTTCTATTTGATGTGCAAGTTGAAATCTCTAACTATTGAAAATGCAGACGAGGTTGAAATGACTCAAACTTAATTTCTAAATTCAACTTAACAAAATTGGGACCAAACGGTAATGACATGATCTCATTTTAAACCAAACAACATACTTAGGCCTGTTAGGTTAGGAGTAGTTAGCTGGTTTGACTACCTGGTTGTCtgaaagtgtttggtaaagtaaTTGTTAACTGTTTAATGTAAAATCACTATTAAGGGTAATGACTAAAAATGACATACTTTGTTGTTGGGcattttgtttcttattaatattagaaAAATAATTTACTATGTTAATTATTTTCTGAACAAacactaaataaataaaacaaattcaTTTTCGcttcaaacaaaacaaaataatttgTTTAAAAAACTATTCTTAATTTAATGATATTACAAGCATGATAACAATATTTTTCAAGTGCTAtactaattaaaatttattacaacaagAAACAAGTAGCAAAAGGGGTGAAATGAAGGAGTGAACAATGTTTTTAGGAGGGAAATATTGTACGGTGTTAAGCTTGGTAAGTggtaaattttataattttagacaaCATTGGACAAAGTAGTCATTTTACATTCAC encodes:
- the LOC110799431 gene encoding sodium/proton antiporter 1 yields the protein MASSLSSPSYYLSTSRPSNKRPFLSSTSLSPVLLRRNSTAAVFSPENLKSSFWGGKCGRNLYREGAIVRAEDKARNSSSPPQLKELTPTSGECDPICSVDETSSQDLEANYQPKTDLLKALAIFAVAVAGAVAINHSWVAANQDLSMVLLFVIGYTGIIFEESLAFNKSGVGLLMAVSLWAVRWIGAPSNEVAMSELEHATAEVSQIVFFLLGAMTIVEIVDAHQGFKLVTENITTRKPRTLLWVVGFVTFFLSAILDNLTSTIVMVSLLRKLVPPSEYRKILGAVVVIAANAGGAWTPIGDVTTTMLWIHGQISTLPTMKALIIPSVVSLAVPLALMSLTSEVNGKGLESSSVMASEQMAPRGQLVFAVGIGALVFVPVFKSLTGLPPYMGMLLGLGVLWLLTDAIHYGESERQKLKVPQALSRIDTQGALFFLGILLSVASLEAAGILRELANYLDAHIPNIELIASAIGVFSAIIDNVPLVAATMGMYDVTSFPKDSEFWQLVAYCAGTGGSMLIIGSAAGVAFMGMEKVDFFWYFKKVSGFAFAGYAAGIATYLALHNLDISLPTLPTTLAHIPFLSG